TATAAAACCAGCAAGCATGCCGATGTGGTTGCAAATAGTACCAACACTTCTTATTGTTTTAATGCTAGTAGCATTTTGGTTTATGTATATGCAACAATCGCAAGGCGGCGGCGGTGGCGGTAATAGAGGGGTAATGAATTTTGGCAAAAGTAGAGCCAAGATTGCCACGCCAGATAAGAAGAAAGTTACATTTGATGATGTGGCGGGTGAAGATGAAGAAAAGGACGAGCTTGCAGAAGTTGTAGATTTCTTAAAACAACCTAAAAGATACTTAGATGCAGGTGCAAGAATTCCTAAAGGAATATTACTTGTTGGTCCACCAGGTACAGGTAAGACTTTACTTGCAAGAGCTGTCTCAGGAGAAGCAGGAGTCCCATTTTATAGTATATCGGGATCTGATTTTGTAGAAATGTTTGTCGGGGTTGGAGCCTCAAGAGTAAGAGATTTATTTGAGCAAGCCAAAAAAAGTGCTCCTTGTATAATATTTATTGATGAGATTGATGCAGTAGGTAGACAAAGAGGTGCTGGTGTTGGTGGTGGTCATGATGAACGAGAACAAACTCTAAATCAGTTATTAGTTGAAATGGATGGATTTGGTGTTAATGAAGGTATAATCATGATAGCTGCGACCAATAGACCAGATATACTAGATCCAGCTCTTTTAAGACCGGGCAGATTTGATAGACATATATTAGTAGGTGCACCTGATGTTAAGGGAAGAGAAGAGATTCTTAAAGTACATTCTAAGAATAAGCAATTAGCAGATGAGGTAAAGCTTGATGTATTAGCTAAGAGAACACCAGGATTTACTGGTGCAGATCTAGAAAATCTAATGAATGAAGCTGCATTACTTACTGTAAGAAAAAATAAACAGATTATAGAAATGGTAGAACTTGATGAAGCGGTAACTAGAGTTATTGCAGGACCTGAGAAAAAGAGCAGGGTCATTAGTGAAAAAGATAGAAAATTAACTGCATATCATGAAGCAGGGCATGCGGTGGTAATGAAGTATTCTCCATTATCAGATCCTATTCATCAAATAAGCATTATACCAAGAGGGATGGCAGGTGGATATACAATGCATTTGCCTGAAGAAGATACATCTTATACTTCAAAGTTAAAGCTTAAAGATGAGATGGTTGGACTGCTTGGCGGTAGAGTTGCAGAAAAACTAATAATGAAAGATATTAGCACTGGTGCTAAAAATGATATTGATAGAGCATCGGCTATAGCGAGAAAAATGGTCATGGAGTATGGTATGAGCGATGTTCTTGGACCAATATCTTTTGGTAATGACCATAATGAAGTATTCCTTGGAAGAGATTTAGGTAAAAGTAGAAACTTTAGTGAACAAGTGGCTTTCCAAATAGATTCAGAAGTTAAAGATCTTATTGATGAAGCATATGCAAAAGCAGAAAAGATTCTTGATGAAAATATAGGTAAACTTCATGCAGTAGCTCAAGAATTACTTTTAAAAGAAAAACTAGAGGGTGCTGAATTTGAGGCTATAATTGCTAGAACAGAATCAGCTGAAATAGAATTATCATAGATTATTTAAGTTAAAAGGCATACATAAATTACTGTATGCCTTTTTTTTAGCCTAAAAATAAACTGAATAATATTTTATCATAAGAATTTTCTGAAGATTTACTTAACTTCTATTTAAACATTTGATATAAATTGTGATATAATATAAAAGATTGATTCTATAAGGGAATAAACAGAAATGAATTTTAGCAATTAATCCAATTAAGTAAATTTAAAAGTATATATATGTACCACAAGAGATGATTTAACGAGATAATAATAAAATTATATTTAGAACTATAACAAGAATAATTTCTATAAAGGAATGCTTTCTGTTTAATTTATATATAAGGGGTGAAGTATATGAAAAGTGATATAGAAATTGCACAAAGTGCTAAGATGTTACATATAAGTGCAGTTGCAAAGAATATGGGATTAGGTGAAGATGATATTGATTTATATGGAAAATATAAAGCAAAGATTTCGCTTGATGTACTAAGAAGAAATGAAAATAGAAAAGATGGGAAGTTAATATTAGTTACAGCTATTAATCCTACTCCAGCAGGCGAAGGGAAATCTACTGTTACAATAGGACTTGCCGAGGCCTTATGCAAACAAGGTAAAAATGCAGTGATAGCCTTAAGAGAACCATCACTTGGACCAGTATTCGGTATTAAAGGTGGAGCTGCTGGCGGTGGATATGCGCAAGTGGTGCCAATGGAGGATATAAATTTGCATTTTACAGGCGATATGTATGCTATAACTGCCGCTAATAATTTATTATCAGCAGCTATAGACAATCATATTCAGCAAGGTAACGTGCTTGGAATTGATAGCAGAAAAATTATATTTAAAAGAGTCATGGATATGAATGATAGAGCTTTAAGACATATTATCGTTGGACTTGGTGGTAAACCTAATGGGTTTACACGTGAAGATGGGTTTATGATAACTGTCGCGTCTGAAATAATGGCTATTCTATGTTTGGCGAGTAACCTTATGGACTTAAAGGAAAGAATGGGTAGGATTTTGGTTGCATATGACCTAGTAGGTAACCCGGTTTATTGTAAAGATTTAGCTGTGAATGGTGCGATGGCACTACTTATGAAGGATGCTATAAAACCAAATCTAGTTCAGACGTTAGGAAATACTCCAGCCATAATACATGGCGGACCTTTTGCTAATATCGCTCATGGTTGCAATAGTCTACTAGCAACAAAAATGGCTTTAAAGTTAGGAGATTACGTTGTAACTGAAGCTGGATTTGGAGCAGATTTAGGTGCTGAAAAATTCTTTGATATTAAATGTAGATATGGCAAATTAAAACCAGATTGCGTGGTTCTTGTTGCTACAATAAGAGCACTAAAACATCATGGTGGAGTAAAAAAAGATAAATTAAACGAACCTAACGTGGAAGCACTTTCGAAAGGAATTGGAAACTTAGAAAAACAAATAGAAAATATTGAAAAATATGGAGTTCAGGTAGTAGTATCAATAAATAAGTTTGTTACAGATACTGAAAAAGAAATCGAATGTATAAAAGAATTTTGCGGTAAAAAGGGTGTTAAAGTAGATTTGACAGAGGTTTGGGAAAAGGGAGCAGATGGAGGACTAGAACTCGCGAGTAAAGTCATAGACACTATTGAAAATAATAAAAGTGACTTTAAGGTCCTATATGATGTGAAACTTTCTATAAAAGAAAAAATAAACATTATTTCCAAGGAAATTTATGGAGCGGATGGCGTAGAATACAGTCCTTCTGCAAATAAGCAAATTGCTGAAATAGAAAAACTTGGGTTAGACAAAGTTCCTATATGTGTTGCTAAAACTCAAAACTCTTTGTCAGATAATCCAAAGCTTTTGGGAAGACCAACGAATTTTACAATAAATATAAAAGAAATTACTATATCTAATGGAGCTGGATTCATTGTGGCCTTAACGGGAAATATAATGACAATGCCTGGTCTCCCAAAGATTCCAGCGGCGAATAAGATGGATATTTTTGAAGATGGTACTATTACAGGTCTATTCTAAAAAAATTAATGTTATTGCTTTATTTTGATGAGGATGTTATAGACTATATCTATAACATCCTTATTTTTGGGTAACGATATATAGTATTAAAAATGTAAATAAATATATTTGATATAAAACTTCTTTTAAATATTTAACTTGACAAATATATTCAAATTGTTAGAATTAGATTGATAAATTAGCAATATTTTATATAGATATTTTATTGTATTTGATGTGCTATTATTATGTTTTAACATAGGAAAATAATAAAGCGACTCGTGAGTCGTTTTATATTATATAGGTGGTGTATAAAGTGATTTTAGTTTTAGATGTTGGAAATACTAATACTGTATTAGGAGTTTTTAAGGAGAAGGAATTACTTGTGGAGTGGAGACTTTCTACTGATGCAAAAAGAACTGCTGACGAATATGGGATTCAAGTAATGCAACTATTTCATCAGAGAAACATAAAGGTAGAACACATTAAAGGAGTAATAATTTCTTCTGTTGTTCCAAATATTATGTATTCACTAGAACACATGATAAGAAAATATTTTGATTTAATACCTATGATAGTTGGACCGGGTGTAAAGACTGGTATAAATGTAAAATACGATAATCCTAAAGAAGTAGGTGCAGATAGGATTGTTAACGCTGTGTCTGCTCATGCAATTTATAAAAGATCATTAATTTTAATCGATTTTGGCACTGCTACAACTTTTTGTGCTATAAGTAAGGATGCTAATTATTTAGGTGGAACCATATGCCCGGGTATCAAAATAGCTTCAGAAGCTTTGTTTGAGAGAGCTGCAAAGTTACCGAGGGTGGAGCTTATAAAACCAGATACAGTTATATGTAAAAATACTGTTGCAAGTATGCAGTCGGGGATAGTATATGGATATATTGGACAGGTAGATTATATTGTTAATAAAATGAAAAGTGAAATGATTAATATGGGAGAAGAAGAGCCTTTTGTAGTTGCAACAGGAGGGCTTTCAAACTTAATAACCAAAGATTCTTCGGCTATCGATGAGTTTCATCCGAATCTAACATTAGAAGGGCTTAGAATGATTTATGAGAAAAATAGGGAATAGGTGATTTAATGAAAATATCAAATATCGAATTTAAAAATGATGTTTTTTTAGCTCCTATGGCAGGAATCACAGATATTGCATTTAGAGGTTTATGCAAAGAACTAGGTTGTGGCCTTTTGTATTCTGAGATGGTAAGTGCTAAAGGAATGTATTATGGTAGTAGTAATACGCAGTCGCTTATGCGAATATCCAGCGAGGAGAAACCTGTAGCTATTCAGATATTTGGAAATGATCCTAAGATTATGGCTAGTGCTTGTGAAATTTTCAATACAAGGGACGATATATGTATTGTAGATGTAAATATGGGGTGTCCGGTACATAAAATAGTGAAAAATGGTGAGGGATCTGCTTTAATGAAAAATCCTAAACTTGCAGCGCAAATAATAAAAGAAATGAAGAAGGTTTCTACAAAGCCAGTTACAGTCAAATTTAGAAAAGGCTTTGATTCAAATAGTATTAATGCTGTAGAATTTGCTAAATACATGGAAGATGCGGGTATAGATGCTATTGCGGTGCACGGCAGGACTCGCGAACAAATGTATGAAGGCAAGGCTGATTGGGATATTATAAGGGCTGTAAAAGAAAGCGTTAAAGTACCTGTTATAGGTAATGGAGATATATTTTCTGTAGAGGATGCTATTCGGATAAAAGAAATTACTGGTTGCGATGCTATAATGATTGCAAGAGGGGCTATGGGTAATCCATGGATTTTTAGAGAAGTTATGCAGGCGATAAATAAAGAAGAGGTCATATACCCTACACAGGATGAGAAAATAGATATGTGCATAAGGCATTTGGATTTAGCTGTAAAATATTACGAAGAAATTAAGGCAGTTAGAGAAATGAGAAAACATACAGCTTGGTATATTAAAGGTCTTACCAATTGCACGGAAATTAAGAATAAAATTAACACTAAAAAAAATTATGGTGAGGTTAAGCAATTGCTTTTAGAGTACAAAGAGTTTTTGAAGACTGTTTAAAGTTTAATCGAAGACTATAAATATATAGCTAAAACATGAATTTATAGAATTAACACTGAATAAGATAGTAATACATTAATTTATAAGGTGTGTATGGATGAATCCAATCTTATATGTAACTTCAAATATAGATAATGCCTATAATGAATTTGGATTTTTAAGCAGAGTTAAGGACAAACTAAAGACGAGAATAATAACTAATGAATATATTAAAGAACTAGATATTAAATTGATAAATGTACGTATGCCACCTAATTTTAATAAGAGGGCATACTATAATAATGTATATTATGCTAAAAAAATATCTAAATGTGGAGAAGTACAATTATCACTAAAAACACTAAGAACTATGGACTATAATTATTATAATCAATTTCAAAAGAAATTTTTGGCCTTTAGTGTTATAAAAAGTGTACAACTCATGCTTAGAGTGAGAAAAAAAAGTCTTAAAAATTGCTGCGTTGTAGTATATGATGCTTGTGATATGATAAACAATAATATTATTGAAGAGCTTGCTAAATACAGTAAATACATTGTGCTTCTGTCATCCGATTTAGTAAAAGTTAGAAAACTTTCAGATTATATTATGGCAAGTTATGGGGTATCACCTATTGTGACAGATGATGAAATTTATGCTATTAAAATAGCAGATTTTATTATTTCATCTAAAAATCATGAATTTGGTTATGGAAATTTAGTATGGTTCTTAGATAATAGCTTGAGTAAACAACAAAATATCATTGCAGTAAATGATGTAAGTTATAATGTGCCTTGGAATATTGATAGAACTGATTTATCTATAGAACTTGTAGGAGCAATATTATGTCAAATGCAAGAAAATGATATAGAAAAGGCGCTTAAGTATAATGACATACATTTAAAAGAAATAAAATTTAATAATAATGTAATAGGTTAGTATATTTCAATAAAATATATTGACAATATCGACTCTCTGATTTATAATGGCTAAATGGTTACATGATTGTTATTATAATAATAAATTTTAGACCTAATAATTCATTAATTTGACTTATTAGTCTTATATTATATAAAGTGCATTTCGGATATACTTAAAAAACAATTTCAAGGTGGGGGAGCAATATGCCGTGGGATTGTTAGTTTATAGTGAATTTTATAAATGGTTATTAACTTATGTAATAAAAATTTAAAAGGGGAGAAATATATGAGTGAACCAAAACAATACGTGATGACCTATGAGGGAATTACAAAGTTGGAGGCAGAATTAGAAATTCTTAAAACAGTCAAAAGAAAAGATATAACAGAAAAGATAAAAGTAGCACTTGGATATGGAGACTTGAGTGAGAACTCGGAGTATGATGATGCTAAGAATGAGCAAGCGTTTGTAGAAGGAAAAATATTACAATTGGAAAATATGCTTAGAAATGCAAATGTTATAGATGAAAAAGATATTGAAAAAGATGTAGTGAGTATTGGAGCTATAGTCAAGGTAATGGACTATCAATTTGATGAAGAGGTTGAATTTTATATAGTGGGATCAGCAGAAGCAGATCCAATGGTAAATAAAATATCATATGAATCGCCAGTTGGAAGAACGCTTGTTGGTAAGAAAGTAGGAGCAATTATAGAGGTTACTGTACCAGATGGTATTAGTAAATATGAAATATTAGAAGTACGACGTGGGTAATTATTTAAAAGTCATTTAATTTTGTAGCGACCCAGGAGATGATTTAATATAAAACAAAGTATTTATAAAACGAGTTTTTATAAATAATAAAGCGGTTAACAAATAATAAGGGTACTTAACAATTTATAATTGGTAGGTGCCCTAAAGAAATATATACATATATAAAACACATATATATATAAACTGTGGTAGACTTAATTATTAATAATTATTTTCTGACCTAGAGAAAAATAGGAGGCGTAGTAATGTCAAACGAAAAAAAGAATGAAGAAAAAAGCGAAGAAAAAAGTATGCATGAACTTGAATCTAAATATAATGAACAGGTAACAATAAGACGACGAAAATTATCTGCTTTAAAAGAAGAAGGCAAGGATCCATTTGATGTGTACAAAGTCGAGAGAACTCATACATCTCAAGAGGTTAAGGAAAATTATGAGAAATTAGAGGGAACTCAGGTTATTGTAGCAGGGAGACTTATGTCTAAAAGAGTTCATGGTAAGGCAGGTTTTTCTGATTTACAAGATAGATATGGAAGAATTCAACTATACATAAAAATAGATGCAGTAGGCGAAGAAAAATTAAAAGAATATAAAAGTTTTGACATAGGAGATCTTCTAAGTGTCACTGGTACAACGTTTGTTACGCAAACTGGAGAAATATCACTACATATAGTTGATTTTCAGCTAATAGCAAAAGCCCTAAAACCACTTCCAGAAAAATGGCATGGATTAAAAGATCCTGACTTAAGATATAGACAAAGAGAAGTAGATATAATATCGAACCCACAAGTTAAAGATACTTTTTTAAAGAGAATACAGATAGTCAAGGCTATTAGGCAATTTTTAGATGATAAAGGCTTTTTAGAAGTTGAAACTCCAATACTATCACCAATAGCGGGAGGAGCTGCAGCAAGACCATTTATGACACATCATAATGCATTAGACATGGATATGTATCTTAGAATTGCTACAGAGTTATATTTAAAAAGACTTATTGTTGCAGGTTTTGAAAAGGTATATGATATGGGTAAAAACTTTAGGAATGAAGGAACCGATTTAAGACATAATCCAGAATTTACATGTATAGAACTATATGAAGCTTTTGCAGACTACAATGATATGATGGCGATTACTGAAAATATGATAGCTTATGTTTGTGAAAAAATTCATGGAACTACGAAAGTAAATTATCAAGGAACTGAAATAGATTTTACACCACCATGGAGAAGAATTACTATGGTAGATGCAGTAAAAGAATATTCAGGTGTAGATTTTGCTAAAATAGCTACTAATGAAGAAGCTAGAGTTATAGCTAAAGAAAAACATCTAGAATTTAAAAAAGAATTAAAAGATTGTACAAAAGCAGATATCTTAAATGAATTATTTGAGGTATATGTGGAAGAAAAATTAATCCAACCAACATTCTTATGTGATTACCCTGTAGAAATATCCCCTCTTACAAAGAAGAAGAGAGGAAATGAAGCATTCACAGAGAGATTTGAAGGTTTTGTATTTGGACGAGAAATTTGCAATGCATATTCAGAGTTAAATGACCCAGTTGTTCAAAGAGAAAGATTTATGCAACAAGCTAAAGAAAGAGAATTAGGCGATGATGAGGCATATTTAATAGATGAAGAATTTATGAGCGCATTAGAAACAGGAATGCCACCAACAGGAGGCCTTGGTATAGGAATTGATAGATTGGTAATGTTCCTAACTGATGCTTATTCAATAAGAGATGTTATACTATTCCCTACAATGAAACCAATTCAGTAATATAAAAGGGTATTTTAGTTAATCTAAAATGCCCTTTTAGTTTTATTATAGTTATTAATATATAAAATATTAACCTAGTCATTTTTCAATATTTTGTTTTAATAAAAATAAAACTATTGCATTTTTAATTATACGTGGTATAATGTCATTAGAGTTAAAAATAATGTTATTCCGCGATAGCTCAACGGTGGAGCGCTCGGCTGTTAACCGATAGGTTGAAGGTTCAAATCCTTTTCGCGGAGCCATTTTTTATTTGAAATATATATTATGGTAATTAATGTACTTATGTTAATACTATGATTGTATAAACTAAACATAATATGAGATTTAATGTTACATTAATATAATAAAATATTTCACTATGATAAAGAAGAGTAGTAATAATGCTTTATAAG
This window of the Clostridium estertheticum genome carries:
- the greA gene encoding transcription elongation factor GreA; translated protein: MSEPKQYVMTYEGITKLEAELEILKTVKRKDITEKIKVALGYGDLSENSEYDDAKNEQAFVEGKILQLENMLRNANVIDEKDIEKDVVSIGAIVKVMDYQFDEEVEFYIVGSAEADPMVNKISYESPVGRTLVGKKVGAIIEVTVPDGISKYEILEVRRG
- the dusB gene encoding tRNA dihydrouridine synthase DusB: MKISNIEFKNDVFLAPMAGITDIAFRGLCKELGCGLLYSEMVSAKGMYYGSSNTQSLMRISSEEKPVAIQIFGNDPKIMASACEIFNTRDDICIVDVNMGCPVHKIVKNGEGSALMKNPKLAAQIIKEMKKVSTKPVTVKFRKGFDSNSINAVEFAKYMEDAGIDAIAVHGRTREQMYEGKADWDIIRAVKESVKVPVIGNGDIFSVEDAIRIKEITGCDAIMIARGAMGNPWIFREVMQAINKEEVIYPTQDEKIDMCIRHLDLAVKYYEEIKAVREMRKHTAWYIKGLTNCTEIKNKINTKKNYGEVKQLLLEYKEFLKTV
- a CDS encoding formate--tetrahydrofolate ligase → MKSDIEIAQSAKMLHISAVAKNMGLGEDDIDLYGKYKAKISLDVLRRNENRKDGKLILVTAINPTPAGEGKSTVTIGLAEALCKQGKNAVIALREPSLGPVFGIKGGAAGGGYAQVVPMEDINLHFTGDMYAITAANNLLSAAIDNHIQQGNVLGIDSRKIIFKRVMDMNDRALRHIIVGLGGKPNGFTREDGFMITVASEIMAILCLASNLMDLKERMGRILVAYDLVGNPVYCKDLAVNGAMALLMKDAIKPNLVQTLGNTPAIIHGGPFANIAHGCNSLLATKMALKLGDYVVTEAGFGADLGAEKFFDIKCRYGKLKPDCVVLVATIRALKHHGGVKKDKLNEPNVEALSKGIGNLEKQIENIEKYGVQVVVSINKFVTDTEKEIECIKEFCGKKGVKVDLTEVWEKGADGGLELASKVIDTIENNKSDFKVLYDVKLSIKEKINIISKEIYGADGVEYSPSANKQIAEIEKLGLDKVPICVAKTQNSLSDNPKLLGRPTNFTINIKEITISNGAGFIVALTGNIMTMPGLPKIPAANKMDIFEDGTITGLF
- the lysS gene encoding lysine--tRNA ligase, encoding MHELESKYNEQVTIRRRKLSALKEEGKDPFDVYKVERTHTSQEVKENYEKLEGTQVIVAGRLMSKRVHGKAGFSDLQDRYGRIQLYIKIDAVGEEKLKEYKSFDIGDLLSVTGTTFVTQTGEISLHIVDFQLIAKALKPLPEKWHGLKDPDLRYRQREVDIISNPQVKDTFLKRIQIVKAIRQFLDDKGFLEVETPILSPIAGGAAARPFMTHHNALDMDMYLRIATELYLKRLIVAGFEKVYDMGKNFRNEGTDLRHNPEFTCIELYEAFADYNDMMAITENMIAYVCEKIHGTTKVNYQGTEIDFTPPWRRITMVDAVKEYSGVDFAKIATNEEARVIAKEKHLEFKKELKDCTKADILNELFEVYVEEKLIQPTFLCDYPVEISPLTKKKRGNEAFTERFEGFVFGREICNAYSELNDPVVQRERFMQQAKERELGDDEAYLIDEEFMSALETGMPPTGGLGIGIDRLVMFLTDAYSIRDVILFPTMKPIQ
- a CDS encoding type III pantothenate kinase — encoded protein: MILVLDVGNTNTVLGVFKEKELLVEWRLSTDAKRTADEYGIQVMQLFHQRNIKVEHIKGVIISSVVPNIMYSLEHMIRKYFDLIPMIVGPGVKTGINVKYDNPKEVGADRIVNAVSAHAIYKRSLILIDFGTATTFCAISKDANYLGGTICPGIKIASEALFERAAKLPRVELIKPDTVICKNTVASMQSGIVYGYIGQVDYIVNKMKSEMINMGEEEPFVVATGGLSNLITKDSSAIDEFHPNLTLEGLRMIYEKNRE
- the ftsH gene encoding ATP-dependent zinc metalloprotease FtsH; this translates as MKKISSASVWLVVFVLVIFAAVTFKDADKKDTTLSVDKFQEQWIKKDIKSVQVREDKTITGELTDGTQYETIVPLSRLMQVMDEHPNDKVTETYIKPASMPMWLQIVPTLLIVLMLVAFWFMYMQQSQGGGGGGNRGVMNFGKSRAKIATPDKKKVTFDDVAGEDEEKDELAEVVDFLKQPKRYLDAGARIPKGILLVGPPGTGKTLLARAVSGEAGVPFYSISGSDFVEMFVGVGASRVRDLFEQAKKSAPCIIFIDEIDAVGRQRGAGVGGGHDEREQTLNQLLVEMDGFGVNEGIIMIAATNRPDILDPALLRPGRFDRHILVGAPDVKGREEILKVHSKNKQLADEVKLDVLAKRTPGFTGADLENLMNEAALLTVRKNKQIIEMVELDEAVTRVIAGPEKKSRVISEKDRKLTAYHEAGHAVVMKYSPLSDPIHQISIIPRGMAGGYTMHLPEEDTSYTSKLKLKDEMVGLLGGRVAEKLIMKDISTGAKNDIDRASAIARKMVMEYGMSDVLGPISFGNDHNEVFLGRDLGKSRNFSEQVAFQIDSEVKDLIDEAYAKAEKILDENIGKLHAVAQELLLKEKLEGAEFEAIIARTESAEIELS